The Microcystis panniformis FACHB-1757 region CGAATCTGCCAGAGAATCAACAGACAAAAGACTAACAGGACTAAACCGAGGCTGCTGCCAAAAGTCATGATGAGTAAGGAGAAAAATTCCTAATCAGTTATTGTCCGTCTCCAGAGGGCAAAAACCGTGAGCAGAAAAGGAGTAAAAACCAGAATTAAAGTGTTAAGAGGACTGGGAGCGATCGATAATAAAGGGGCAAGATATTTAATTCCCAGGGAAATCAAAGCCGATATCAAGATTATTTTGATAATAAAGCCGCTCATAGATCAATGTTTAGATGGCATAAGCACTATCTTATCCCTGAAGAGGTTAAAAATTGCTCAAAATGTGGAAATCATACCCCATCAGTTTTATTAATACTAGGGCGAAGGGGCTAGATTTTCTGGGGGAGGTCGGTTCTGAGGGAACGGGAAAGTGTGAGACAATGGAAAGAAAAGGCTTAGTCAATTAACTAGAGATATTCATTGCTAAGTGGGTGGGTGGAATTAAATATAAGATGAACGTAGGTTGGGTTGAAGCATGAAACCCAACACCTGCATGGGTTACGCTACCGCTAACCCATCCTACAAACAATTTTGCCTCCCTACTTAGGACTTAAGACTTAATGGCAAGGATGAATCTTGACAGCAAATAAGATTTACCCTGTCCACCGTCCCTATCGTGCCGCCAATAGTCACCGTGATCACTTTAACTCTTTTACACCCCAGCCAGGCCACGCCCCTACAACATTGGCAATTTGACAATGATCAATCAACCATTCTCATCGGCAGGGCGCTGGATAATCATGTAGTTCTCTATAGTGCTGTGGTTTCGAGGCGGCACTTAGAAATCCGCCATAATAATGATCACGATGATTGGGAATTGGAAAATTTAGGGGCAAATGGGACGTTTCTCAATGGCAAACCGGTCGAGAAAACCGTCGTCGTTGATGGTATGGTGGTTCGTTTAGCCGCCTCCGGCCCGCAAATTCAAATTCGTCTCATCAATGAGGACGAGCAACCAAAATTAATCCTCAAACCCCTAGAGGCTCCTTTGGTGGGCGACCAAACCCAGCCGGAAAAGGATACTATAGCCAGCTAGAAAATATTAAATTTTTATAAAGTTTTTTCAATTTCCTTAACAAAATGTAAAAATAGATACAGAATAAGAAATAAAATCTTCTAACTTGTTGTCCCTAAATAGAGACGACAAGAGAGATTAAAGTCACTTTAAAGCATTGCAGGGAGTCGGTGATATGACGTTAGCCTATCGAGGAGTTAAGTACGAAAGGGATTCTCTCCCCTTGGAGATGAAGACCGGAGATATCGGGGGTAAATACCGAGGTCAAGACTGGAATCACCATTATCCTCGCCATATGCTCCAATTAGAACCGAAACTGCATCGTCAGTATCGTGGAGTTGCCTACAGCACCCGTCCTCATCTTACCGGGCAAGTCATCCCAAGCACTTGTCCGTTGCCTGTTGTCAAACCCCCTGTTGTTGTCCAAGAGGAAACCCTTTCTAGCATCCATCTGAACAATATTCGTCTTCGTCTGGAACGTCGTTTACAAATCGCTCAAGAGAATGGTGACGAAACCCTCGTTAATCTCTTGAAAAAAGAATCCCAAGACTTAGCCTTAAACTGCTAATCTAGCAGTTTTTTTGCCACTTTCCCCTCGGTTCTGCCGGGGGGAATATTTTTGGGACTAAAAATGACACCCAGAGAAATTATCACCCTGGTTAGGAGTTTACAGGCTTTTAATTATATTAGGTCGAGGTCTATTTTAGTTCGGGTTCGGATGGGGGCGTTGTATCATTTCCACAACATTTTTGATACCTTGGATAAAAGTTTGAAAACTACGGGATTTATTTTCAGTTAGGGAAAGATGGGGGGCAATCTGTTTAGAGTGGGTTCCTGCATAATACTCTTTCACTAGCTTTTTTAATTCTTGTTTGGCCGAGTTAAGCAGGTCTGGTTCTCTGTATTTACTTTTATTTTGTTTTTGGCCGAGACTATTTAAATTATACGCCTTGGCCACCGCTGCTAAATCTCCCAGAAACCAAGATTCTAATTCATGGCAAATAATCCGAATTAAGACTTGAGCATCACTGGCATTTTGACAAATTTTCCCTAGTTCTTTTTTGAGTTTTTGACAATCGTGGGAATCCTGATCATGGACAATAATAAATTTGGTATTGGGACTAGATTTCTTGAAAGCTTTGAGTTTTATAGGAATAGATTTGGCTAGGTCTTGTTTACCTTGATGACTAATACATATATAGCTTATTTCTGGGGGAATAAGTTTAGGCAAAAGTTCTTCTAACACATTTTTTATAGATGACTCTTCTAGCAAAAATACGATATCATAGTTCATTAGGGTTCTACTCCTTCAAACCAGCCTTGATTCCAAAGATAGCCGGGTAAATCGCCTTCCGCTACTAAGTTTTTGAGGATTTCGTTATCGGCAGCCCTATGGATTTGGGTGATACCTTGGGATTTAATTAGCCAGAAAATACTAGCTAGTGGAACCGCATTGAGAAAATCGGGAGAGTGGCTAGAAACAAATACCTGACCCCCCTGATCGCTATAGTGGGCGAATTCTTCGGCTAGTTCTTTTAATAAAGTAGGATAAAGTTGGTTTTCTGGTTCTTCGACACAGAGTAGGGGATGAGGATTGGGATCGAATAGTAATATTAAATAAGCGAACATTTTCATAGTCCCGTCAGAAACATAGCGATCAATAAAAGGGTCTTTAAAGGCCTGATCTTGAAAACGTAAAATCAAGCGACCGTCTTCGGTTTCTTTGGCTTCCACAGAAGAAATACCCGGAACTCGTTGTTTCATTTTTTCGAGAATTTGCTGAAAAATTTCGGGATATTGTTGATAAATATATTGAGCAACTGTAGCTATATTGTCGCCAGTGGTGGATAAGTGTTCAGCATAAGATATTTCTTTACTTCCTCTAGCTTCGCTAATATGAAAGTCAGAAACGTGCCAATTTTCAATCAGAGAACGAAAGGCTGTAGCGGCTTTAAAACGTTGAAATTGTCCTAATCCTTTGATTGCTAGTATATCGTTAGATTCTAGCTGTTGTTCTTCTCGATCGAGTTCTTTATCCGGTTTACTAAAATCTTCTTCGTTGGTGATAGCATATCCTTGACCAAGTTGAAAATCTAAAAAATGAAAAGGTTTACCGTGTTCACCCCGTTTATAGCGAAGTATTTCGCGTTTGATAACGGGGCGATTATTGTTTTGTCCAATTATGATTTGATAAGTAACCAGACGTTCTGTATCTAAGATTTTCATGCGAAATTGCAGCTCGATTTCAATATCTTCCTGTTCCTGACCTCTAGTGATAATTTCTCTATAACCGCCGCGAATTTGTAAGGCTTGGCGAATGTTGTTTTTGAGGGCATCTCGCAGAAAACCAAAAATATCAAATAGAGTAGATTTTCCCGTGCCGTTAGCTCCAATAATCACACAAAAAGGGGGAATATCTCTTATGTGTATGTTTTTAAACATACGATAGTTTTTTATTTTAATAGAAACAATTTTCATGATATAATCGAGTCATTATAGTTTTTTTGATTATACGATTGATCAGGTGAAGATAAGTAGGTAGGCGTTAAAAATTATCAGACACCCCCCTTATCAAGGGGGATCCCCCCGCCTATCGGCACCCCCCTTATCAAGGGGGATCCCCCCGCCTATCGGCACCCCCCTTATCAAGGGGGATCCCCCGCCTATCGGCACCCCCCTTATCAAGGGGGATCCCCCCGCCTATCGGCACCCCCCTTATCAAGGGGGGCAGGGGGGATCGAACCTAAAATCCATTTTTAATTTAATTATAACCAGCTACTTAATTGATCAATTAGCTAAAAAAGCCAGAGATTAGGCTCTCTGGGAAATTGGGGGATAAATCAGCTAGAAACTAGAGAGGCAAGCTCAACCGCCTGAGAAAGGGACAAGAAACCAGACTAAACATAAGTTGCCCAAAATAGCGTAAATTGTCTATAAATTTGTTCAACGACTTAAATTAATACAAATGTTCGACTGTATTATCATCGGTGCGGGACCAGCAGGAGCGACGGCGGGTTATCATCTAGCTAAAAAGGGACGAACGATCCTGATCCTCGATAAAGCGAAATTACCCCGTTATAAACCCTGTGGTGGGGGGGTATCCCCGGCAATTAAGCAGTGGTTTGATTTTGACTTTACCCCCGTGATCGAGAATACCGTCACGCAAGTACAGTTTACTTGGAAACAGGGGGATACCGTCACCACTAAGTTAAATATGCTAGAACCGATGTGGATGGTACAAAGGGATCGTTTCGATGATTTTTTAGGTCAACAGGCGATCGCAGTCGGGGCAACCATCCAAGATAACAGCGAAGTTACCCAGATCAAATTCGTCCAAGATCACTGGCAAGTTACCACATCCCAAGGAACATTTTCAGGCAAATATCTGATTGCTGCCGATGGTGTTAGGGGCAATACCAGTCGCTGGTTGGGATTACCAGCGAAAAACGAAGCGATCGGTGCTACTCTCGAAATTACTAACGCAGAAGCGACTATTCCACCCCAAAAAGCTTTTTTTGATTTTGGTTCCCTAAAAAATGGTTATATCTGGGCTTTTCCCAAGTCTAATGGTTACACAATTAGTGGTGCT contains the following coding sequences:
- a CDS encoding AAA family ATPase, yielding MKIVSIKIKNYRMFKNIHIRDIPPFCVIIGANGTGKSTLFDIFGFLRDALKNNIRQALQIRGGYREIITRGQEQEDIEIELQFRMKILDTERLVTYQIIIGQNNNRPVIKREILRYKRGEHGKPFHFLDFQLGQGYAITNEEDFSKPDKELDREEQQLESNDILAIKGLGQFQRFKAATAFRSLIENWHVSDFHISEARGSKEISYAEHLSTTGDNIATVAQYIYQQYPEIFQQILEKMKQRVPGISSVEAKETEDGRLILRFQDQAFKDPFIDRYVSDGTMKMFAYLILLFDPNPHPLLCVEEPENQLYPTLLKELAEEFAHYSDQGGQVFVSSHSPDFLNAVPLASIFWLIKSQGITQIHRAADNEILKNLVAEGDLPGYLWNQGWFEGVEP
- a CDS encoding DUF4276 family protein — translated: MNYDIVFLLEESSIKNVLEELLPKLIPPEISYICISHQGKQDLAKSIPIKLKAFKKSSPNTKFIIVHDQDSHDCQKLKKELGKICQNASDAQVLIRIICHELESWFLGDLAAVAKAYNLNSLGQKQNKSKYREPDLLNSAKQELKKLVKEYYAGTHSKQIAPHLSLTENKSRSFQTFIQGIKNVVEMIQRPHPNPN
- a CDS encoding FHA domain-containing protein codes for the protein MITLTLLHPSQATPLQHWQFDNDQSTILIGRALDNHVVLYSAVVSRRHLEIRHNNDHDDWELENLGANGTFLNGKPVEKTVVVDGMVVRLAASGPQIQIRLINEDEQPKLILKPLEAPLVGDQTQPEKDTIAS
- a CDS encoding DUF4278 domain-containing protein, with protein sequence MTLAYRGVKYERDSLPLEMKTGDIGGKYRGQDWNHHYPRHMLQLEPKLHRQYRGVAYSTRPHLTGQVIPSTCPLPVVKPPVVVQEETLSSIHLNNIRLRLERRLQIAQENGDETLVNLLKKESQDLALNC
- a CDS encoding geranylgeranyl reductase family protein; amino-acid sequence: MFDCIIIGAGPAGATAGYHLAKKGRTILILDKAKLPRYKPCGGGVSPAIKQWFDFDFTPVIENTVTQVQFTWKQGDTVTTKLNMLEPMWMVQRDRFDDFLGQQAIAVGATIQDNSEVTQIKFVQDHWQVTTSQGTFSGKYLIAADGVRGNTSRWLGLPAKNEAIGATLEITNAEATIPPQKAFFDFGSLKNGYIWAFPKSNGYTISGACFKGSIKSEDLKKQLLNYARQKGWNLEDYRYGEYALALWNGNQPLHAQNALITGEAAGILDPLIGEGIRPAILTGVKAAEAIDRALAGDNQALAGYSRIIREEWGEDMALAAKLAGLFYQFTQIAYNVAVKRPIAGQLMGRILVGDLKYRDVTEQAMQQLKKLLLPGFGW